GACGTGGAGCTCCACTACGTGCCCGGCCACGCGGGCCACGACTTCAACGAGAAGGCCGACCAGCTCGCGCGCGAGGCGGTCGAGACGCGCGGCAAGCGCGGCTGGGATCCGGTCACGCCTTTCGAGTGACGAGATCGACGGTCATCGTCGTCTCGCTGCGCGGCGGCGGGCCCGAGGTCCGACGCTCCGACAAGCCCGGCCCGTGCGCCTCCCACCACAGCTGGGCCTTGCGCTGGGTCCAGCGCGGCACGTCGCACTGCTCGAGCCTCCGCCGCAGCTCCGACGCGCTCTGGGGACGCTCCGCCGGGTCCTTGGCAAGGCAGTCGAGGATGAGCCGCTCGAGCTCCTCCGGGACCCGGTCTCCCAGCCGCACCGACGGCGCCATGGGCGCGCTGTGCATGTGATGCCCCAGGATCTCGATGACGGTCTTGCCCTCGAAGACGTGCTGCCCCGTCAGCATGTAGTAGCCCACCGCGCCTAGCGCGTAGAGGTCGCTGCGAGGGCTGCCCGCGTCCGGCTCGGTCAAGATCTCGGGCGCCATGTAGAGCGGGGTGCCGCTGATGGTCCCCTCCCGACTGACCGTCGCGCCGACGCGCCGCTCGATCTCCTTCACCAGGCCGAAGTCGACGACCTTGGCGACGTCGTTCTCGCCTCCTTGCCGCGCCAGCACGATGTTCGCCGGCTTCACGTCGCGGTGGATCAGCCCGATCGAGTGCGCCTCACCGAGGGCCCCCGCGACCTGCTCCAGGACACGCACGACGCGCGCGGGCGGCTGCGGGCCGTCGATCTCCACGACCTCCTCGAGGGTCGCCCCGTCGAGCAGCTCCATCGCGTAGTAGAGGACGCCGTCGTCGGTCCGGCCGTAGTCGAAGATGGTCACGGTGTTCGGGTGCGTGAGCTGCGCCGTCAGCTGCACCTCGCGCTCGAACCGCTCGAGGGCCTCGCTCCCCGCGCGGTCGGGGGCGAGCAGCTTGATCGCGGTGGGTCGCCGCAACATCGCGTGCGACGCTCGGTAGACCATGCCCATCCCGCCTTCTCCGATGAGCCCCTCGAGGGTGTACTGCCCGAGCCGCTTCGCCTCGCGGACCTCCTCGCGCAGGCCGTAGATGACCTTCGAGATCATGGTGCACACCACCGTGGTGATCCCCCACTGGATCGCCGCGCCGGTCGCGAGGGAGGACGAGGAGAAGAGGTGGTAGCCCATCCCGTCCGCGGCGCTGCCGGCCAAGAATCCGATCGGGACCAGCGGCGCCCCGACCGCGAGGGTCAGCAGCGTGGTGTGACGCGCGGACGTCGGCACGAACGCGGCGCGCATGACCATGGCGTAGGTCAGGACGAACGCGAGGCCGATCAGCGGCATCACGAGCGCGAAGTAGCCGAAGATGCGCGTGTGCGGGTCGCGCAGCATGTCGTGGATGGCGCCGCCCCACAGGAGCCGCTCGGTCATGCCGAAGGCGACGACCTCCAGGCACGCGCCAGCCGCCAGCAACCCGGACGCCTCGACCACGCGCACGAACCCGGCGCTCCGAGGTCTGCCCCGCGTCAGGAGGTAGATCACGAGGAGGCAGCCCGTCGCGGCGGCCTGGAACCCGAGGGTGCCCGCGGGCACGAAGGCCAGCTCCTCCGGGTATCGCAGCACCGCGATCGTGCGCCCGATGACCGCGACGAGCATGATCGCGCCGAAGCTCAGGGCGAACGAGGCGACGCGGTTCTGCAGCAGCGCCTGCGCCTCGTCGCTCGTGGTCTCCCCCGCGTGTTTCATCCGGCCGACGAACCGGCGAAGGCCTCCGCCGCTTCCCCCAAGGTCACGAACCGATAGCCTGCGTCCCGGAGCGTGCCGATCGCGCTGCGCAGGGCCCGCTCCTTCGCCTGCGCCGACTTCGCCAGATCCGGCTGGTGCGGGCGCAGCCAACCGAGCCCGTCCTCCTCGGCGTCGGCGAGATCGATCCCGTGCAGCTCGAGGTTCACGAGCGGCCGCCCCACGATGGCGCGCGAAAGGATCGCCGCGCCCGTCTCCCCCGACAGCACCACGCTGGTTCCGATGTAGGGCAGGCGCGGTCCACGGGAAACCCCGATCGGCAGCTCGAGGACCCCGTCCCCGCGGCGCCAGTAGGGTGTGCCCACGCGGTAGGGGTCGGCCGGCGCGGAGAGCACGCGCGGATCGTCGACCACGCTGCGACTGCGTCGCCCTCGCAGCCGGATCGCGCCGATCGCGCCCGTCTTGGCGAGGTAGTAGGCGGGGCAGGGGAAGACGCTCGAGTCGTACGCGACGCCCAGCTCCTCCAGCACCTCGAACACCGCGTCGGTGATGGTGTAGCCCGGGGCGCGGAAGCCCAGCGGCACCACGCCCACCGCGCGCTCGATCGCCTCCATGCCGCCCGCGATCTCGCGCGTGATCGTGGCGCGGTCCCTCCGCGTCAGGTCGTAGAGGTGGTCGAGCGAGTGGTTGGCGATCTCGTGGCCCTCCTCCGCCAGCATGCGCAGCCGCGCGCCGTTGTCTCGGTCGAGGTCCCGACCGATCGCGAAGAAGGTGCAGGGCACGCCCTCGCTCGCGGAGAGCGCGCGGAGGCGAGGGAGCGCCTTGTCGTAGATGGCTCGGCCCGAGCGCCCTGGCGCCTCGAGCCCGTGGATCGCCGCGTAGCAACCGATCTCGTCCAGATCGACGCTGAGAGCGGCGAGGCGCACGCTTCAGCCCTTGATGCGGATCGCCACGAAGAGCTTGGTCAGGTTCTTCAAGAC
This sequence is a window from Sandaracinaceae bacterium. Protein-coding genes within it:
- a CDS encoding protein kinase; translation: MKHAGETTSDEAQALLQNRVASFALSFGAIMLVAVIGRTIAVLRYPEELAFVPAGTLGFQAAATGCLLVIYLLTRGRPRSAGFVRVVEASGLLAAGACLEVVAFGMTERLLWGGAIHDMLRDPHTRIFGYFALVMPLIGLAFVLTYAMVMRAAFVPTSARHTTLLTLAVGAPLVPIGFLAGSAADGMGYHLFSSSSLATGAAIQWGITTVVCTMISKVIYGLREEVREAKRLGQYTLEGLIGEGGMGMVYRASHAMLRRPTAIKLLAPDRAGSEALERFEREVQLTAQLTHPNTVTIFDYGRTDDGVLYYAMELLDGATLEEVVEIDGPQPPARVVRVLEQVAGALGEAHSIGLIHRDVKPANIVLARQGGENDVAKVVDFGLVKEIERRVGATVSREGTISGTPLYMAPEILTEPDAGSPRSDLYALGAVGYYMLTGQHVFEGKTVIEILGHHMHSAPMAPSVRLGDRVPEELERLILDCLAKDPAERPQSASELRRRLEQCDVPRWTQRKAQLWWEAHGPGLSERRTSGPPPRSETTMTVDLVTRKA
- a CDS encoding polysaccharide deacetylase family protein — its product is MRLAALSVDLDEIGCYAAIHGLEAPGRSGRAIYDKALPRLRALSASEGVPCTFFAIGRDLDRDNGARLRMLAEEGHEIANHSLDHLYDLTRRDRATITREIAGGMEAIERAVGVVPLGFRAPGYTITDAVFEVLEELGVAYDSSVFPCPAYYLAKTGAIGAIRLRGRRSRSVVDDPRVLSAPADPYRVGTPYWRRGDGVLELPIGVSRGPRLPYIGTSVVLSGETGAAILSRAIVGRPLVNLELHGIDLADAEEDGLGWLRPHQPDLAKSAQAKERALRSAIGTLRDAGYRFVTLGEAAEAFAGSSAG